The Piliocolobus tephrosceles isolate RC106 unplaced genomic scaffold, ASM277652v3 unscaffolded_36373, whole genome shotgun sequence genome contains the following window.
AGACAGCGGCCACTGCCACCACGAGATAAAGTGTGAGGCCCGAGTCGTCTGGGTCTGCTGAAGGCTTGAGACTGCCCAAGTCAGCCAGGACATCTGGGATGCTGTCGGCCACAGCCACAGTGAGTGTGACGGTGGCCGAGAGAGGGGGCTGGCCATGGTCCTGGACGACCACTACAAGGCTCTGCTTGAGCGCATCTCTGTCCAGCAGGGCCCGTGCGGTGCGCACCTCGCCTGTGTGCAGCCCCACTGCAAATAGTCCCGGCTCGCTGGCCTTGAGTAGGCGGTAGGACAGCCAGGCATTCTGGCCTGAGTCTCTGTCCACTGCCACCACTTTGGTCACCAGGTAGCCGGAATCTGCGGAGCGGGGTGCCAGCTCCACACCAGTGGAGCCATCTGTAGGGAAGGTGGGGTACAGGATCTCAGGGACATTGTCGTTCTGGTCCAGCACAAAGAGGCTCACTGACACATTGCTGCTGAGTGGAGGGTCTCCACTGTCACTGGCTGTCACCAATAGCTGCAGGTCTCTAAGCTGCTCATAGTCGAAGGAGCGAAGTGCATATAGGATCCCAGTATTGGAGTTGATGGAGACATAGGAGGACAGGGGTGCACCCTGGAAGGTGTCTTCGGCCAGGGAGTAAGTGATTAGGGCATTGTCACCACTGTCAGGGTCTTGAGCAGTCATAGATAAGATGGAGGCTCCTCTGGGGTTGTTTTCAGGAATGTAGGCAGAGTAGGAAGCATGAGGGAAAGTGGGTGGGTTGTCATTGATGTCCATCACCTGCAGTGAAATATAAGTTTCTGTAGACAGTGGAGGAATTCCCTGGTCAGTTGCAGTTACAGTGATGTTATATTCTGAGACTTCTTCCCTGTCCAGTGTTCTGTGTGTCAACAACCGATAGTAATTTTCATAGGTCTTTTCAAGTGTGAATGGCAGATTATCTGGAATAGAACATGTGACTAGGCCATTTCCTCCTGAGTCACTGTCATGCACGTTGAAAAGTGCAATTACTGTACCCGGGGAAGAAGTTTCCTGGACTGAGCTGGTGAGAGATGTAACTGTGACTTCTGGTGCGTTGTCATTTTCATCCAGAACTGTCACCAGTACCTTGCTTCTAGCCCGGAGGCCAGGCCCATCATGGGCTTCTACATCAATGTCATAGAATCCAGAGTCCTCATAATCTAGATCCCCCAATATTGTTATATCCCCACTCAGAGAATTTAACTGAAATAGCTGTGATATTTTGTCTCTTACTTTCCGGAAAGAATACGTCACGTCTCCATTGGTTCCTTCATCTGGATCAGTGGCTTTTATGGTGAGTAGCCGAGTGCCTACAGGAACGTTCTCACGAACACTTACGTGATACTTGGGCTGAGTGAACACGGGAGCATTATCGTTGGTATCCACAAGTATTATGAGAATCCTGGCAGTGCCAGAGCGAACCGGGTCACCTCCGTCGAAAGCGGTGAGAACGAGATGGTGAACTGCCTCTTCCTCGCGATCTAGAGCACGTTCCAGCACCAGCTCTGGGTACTTAATCCCATCGGCCCCGCTTTGCACGTCCAGGGAAAAGTAACCGTTTGTGTTGAGCTGGTAACCCTGCAGGCTGTTTACCCCTACATCCGGATCAAAAGCTTCAGGAAGAGGAAATCTCGTcccagaattttcattttcagcAACTTTTATTTCCCTCTGTTCTGTCCCAAAACTGGGTGGGTTATCATTAACATCGATTATTTCCACCTCTACCCGCAAAATCTTCACTGTATCTTCTAGGAGAATCTCCAGTATTGTCACACAGTTTGGAGATCTGTCGCAGAGCTCCTCCCGGTCTATCCTACCCGAGGTGACCAAGCTGCCGCTGCGCGGGTTCAGGGCGAAAAGCTGCGTCCTACCTCTGGAGACGATGCGGACCCCGCGCTCCACCAGCTCCCGGGGCGCCAACCCTAGGTCCTTGGCGATGTTGCCCACCACTGAGCCTTCTTCCTGCTCCTCAAACACCGAGTAGCGGATCTGTTCGGCCCTAATTTCCCCCAGAATCCCCAGGAGAAGGCAGATTTGGAGCAGCCGGGTGCGGTCTGGGCTAGCAGGAGGCGTCGCCATTACAACCCCGCCGCGGAGTCGCCTGTGCTTTGGTTTTCCCTCTGTCGAGGCCTGAGGAGCCCCAGGATCTTCTGGGTCCAAAATAAAGTGCATTCACAGCCGGAGCTCTCAGGGCTTCCGCTTGAAGCTTTCATACAGCTCCAGAGCCAGTGCTTTGTGCTGCAGAAATCTTGTGATTCTGATTAAATTTCTGGTTTGTCTTTTCCCCCGATTGGTGAACAGCGACACCCAGAGTCTTAACCTGTTACTGCAATTTattcttggtaaaaaaaaaagtttactttttatacATGTTTCTATTCCTATTTCTCCCAAGATAATAAAAGTCAAATTCCTGTTTTTGATTTGCAATGAAAATTCAAGAATGATCCAAATCTATCTGTACAATAAACtttataaagttatttattttcttagagaaaatatgacgatttttttttctaagaatgtgTTCTCcatcttttcagttttcatattGTTCATCCCCACAGCCCATTCTCAGTACAGCGTATTGTGTGAGGGACATATTTATCTCTCCTAAAGACAAAGGTGGACTTGAAAAATGGAGGAGACGATAAGTGAAAAGACAGTGAGACAGGAACTTGGAGGTTCGGCTTTAGTCCCCATTTATGCAGTAACAAGTTTCCTTACATGAGTTGACCCTTTAGAACCTGGGGCAATGCTTCAATTCATTTGCAAAAAACCCACCTACTGTTGAAGAGTTAGCCTTACCCGTGTACGAATGAGATTGACAAATACCATAATAGGTTTGGGAAGAGAATTTGCTCCTTAATTTTGTATACAACACATTCTTGGCCACAAGCTATGCATATGACTATCTTGTTTACAATGTGTTCTCAATCTTTAGAACAATACCTTTCATAGAGTAGTAACTTTTTTATGAAGCCTTTCAATGTTTCATGAATGACCGGTTCAAATGCAAAGCCTAAAACAATGGGTAAATAACTctgatcttaaaaataaaaaagaaataaaaagaaaagttagactGAAGAACTATAAAGTGCAGATAAtagtttagtaatttttttcacatgacatattcagtattattttactacaatttCTAACTTTACTTTAGCTCTCACTTTAGAAATAGCcagtaaaatgaaatgttttggtAGCTGAACATGGATTATCATTGCACATGCCATCGCTTTCTTGCTTATGGATACATACAGTAATTTACTAATCTGAGAAAATTTGAGATAAAGCAGTACATCAGTTCTTAAGCTTATTCCTCACTTAACAAGTAGCAGTAGAAATGACTCATACAAAAGTGCATTGGctatacagaattttaaaacctCAGACTTTGAGAGAGTAGATTAAAGGTATTTTTCACAATCCTCAAAGACTGCACAAACTCCGGATGATTGAGAAGTGAAATAAGATGTTTGGAAATAAATTTGACAGtatgcattaaaaaaaactcaacatgTTTATAGATTTAACTAATTCCTCAGAAATCTATACTAAAGAAACAAGAAGTATGGAAAATGCTTTAtaaacccaaatgttcattacaTTCCTTGTTTAAATAGAGACAAAACAGAAAgagcataaaaataaatcatttaggaatggttaaaaaattatgaaatatcatTGACTGAAATTATACAGTGGGAATAATATTGACCCAAAGTTAGTGATGCAAATGTAAAATTGGACAATATTTGCTACTTGTGATGAAACAAAGTGTTAAGAGTCTTAATAATTGGAAGGCTGTGTTAAATATACATGCTGCTGCAAAAAGACAAACTAGAATGTAATTGATGAAGATGAACATAAACTTTAACTTTGGTGAGAAGAactctaaatatatttataaagagcTAAGAATAAGATGACTTGAAAATATCAAGTATCGCATATCAACTAAGAAAAGGCACTGCTATTACTAAGAGTGTTAACATCTAGGAAACAGGTCTCTTTAGCAAGATTTGCCAACCATACAGAAATGCCAACCGTAAAGATTGAAAATTAAATTGCCAAGACTACTGAgcaatcaagaaagcaatctccATTTATCCAATACCCCCTCCCCCAGTAGATACCATCACTagaacaatgaaagaaaatcaaaattacttatgcaccaatgagaagaaaatgtaattatataatctttttttttttttttgacagagtttccctcttgtcacccaggctggagtgcagtggcacactcttggctcactacaatctccaccttccgggttcaagcgatcctcctgtctcagcttcccgagtaactggga
Protein-coding sequences here:
- the LOC113222919 gene encoding protocadherin gamma-A4-like, translating into MHFILDPEDPGAPQASTEGKPKHRRLRGGVVMATPPASPDRTRLLQICLLLGILGEIRAEQIRYSVFEEQEEGSVVGNIAKDLGLAPRELVERGVRIVSRGRTQLFALNPRSGSLVTSGRIDREELCDRSPNCVTILEILLEDTVKILRVEVEIIDVNDNPPSFGTEQREIKVAENENSGTRFPLPEAFDPDVGVNSLQGYQLNTNGYFSLDVQSGADGIKYPELVLERALDREEEAVHHLVLTAFDGGDPVRSGTARILIILVDTNDNAPVFTQPKYHVSVRENVPVGTRLLTIKATDPDEGTNGDVTYSFRKVRDKISQLFQLNSLSGDITILGDLDYEDSGFYDIDVEAHDGPGLRARSKVLVTVLDENDNAPEVTVTSLTSSVQETSSPGTVIALFNVHDSDSGGNGLVTCSIPDNLPFTLEKTYENYYRLLTHRTLDREEVSEYNITVTATDQGIPPLSTETYISLQVMDINDNPPTFPHASYSAYIPENNPRGASILSMTAQDPDSGDNALITYSLAEDTFQGAPLSSYVSINSNTGILYALRSFDYEQLRDLQLLVTASDSGDPPLSSNVSVSLFVLDQNDNVPEILYPTFPTDGSTGVELAPRSADSGYLVTKVVAVDRDSGQNAWLSYRLLKASEPGLFAVGLHTGEVRTARALLDRDALKQSLVVVVQDHGQPPLSATVTLTVAVADSIPDVLADLGSLKPSADPDDSGLTLYLVVAVAAVSCVFLAFVMVLLALKLRRWHKSRLLHAEGSRLAGVPASHFVGVDGVRAFLQTYSHEVSLTADSRKSHLIFPQPNYADTLISRESCEKSEPLLITQDLLETKGDLNLQVSQSYNRSYHTEI